The sequence below is a genomic window from Anoplolepis gracilipes chromosome 9, ASM4749672v1, whole genome shotgun sequence.
tgtaattttgccTAGTAGTCtatgatgtatattttatgtttatataatttgttttattttttatactttataccATTTGTTATACGCTCACACACAATAGGgacaattttaacaaatgtaaAGAAACTGGAAGTTATCCGAAGACGAAAGGCaaggattaataaaaaaattataatctcttattattacaaacatgATAAGATATACTCGGCAATGAGATGAtactcttattattattaatagaatgttaaatttttaatttatactgaTAAGCGCTGTTTCcaaaaaaaacatcttttagaaaaaaatcaatcctgtgtttatttaatttaaaattattacacaactCGACCATTTTTATCAGCTATATTTCTGGGAGTTTTGTCGAATTGTCATTAAATCGCATTAATCATGACAACCGTGCTACAACCATCATCCGTCttacaaatttaatcttatatttgCGGGTGCGCTGTGGTCGAAGGCCGGATGTGCGGCCTGCTGAGTTAATTGTAGTCACGGTGCCGATCATTTCGCGCCTTGAACAGTCGTCTATGCACCGTCATTGAAAGCGCGTGAACTCGAATTATAAATCCAAGCTTGTCGATAAGATAAACTCGAGAAACTACGACGGTGCTCCGTAAATCAGTCGATGTGTAAtaagaagataataataatcaagatatatatgtaacagatcgaaatttaataattatttctgtaagattaaattcaagattattaaatcgatATTACACACTTTCgtcataagttatatataattatgtctcTTCGCGATTTTATCTTGCTAATCTCGATCGTGAGTTTTTCAACGTCATCGTCGCTAGTCCGACCGCAAAAACTGTTGATCGTACATCTCTTATCGAAACCAGTGAGAAGCATAGAAAGTATACCAGATAGATTGGAAGAAGTGCATCCGGAACCGAAAGCACCACAACTGCAGATTCATTTGATAAAGGGTTACGTCTCACCGGACGAAAAGTTGGCATTTAGcaacgaatataaatattcgggAAAACATTACGAGTATGTATAATGATAAAGAATTCATGTGAAAAAAGCTCATCAAAAGTGGCAATCAATGTGTGAATGTGTGCTTGCGTACATAATAtgcgcatgtgtgtgtgtgtgtgtgtgtgtgtgtgtgtatgtgtgtatgttgaGCCGGCTTAGAATTAGTTTGCATACCGCGCGTATGAAAAGTTCATGATTCTGCGAACTGTGACCTTTCAAGTCTGCGGTTTAAAGTCCGGCTTGATTGCTGTCGAGTGGTAACATCAGGTCAAATATAGAGGGATTAACATTAGCTTAGTAGCAGGACATTTTGAGGGGTACATCGATGAAACGTTAAATTTTACTCGACATTCCGTTCCGAAATTTCGCGACAAAAAAATCAGGAATTGAAATCGTAAGGTTCAGAGTGCATTATACTGAATTGGGTTTGCGCGTGCTTAGAATTCGCGTTATGATGGATACACTTTCTAAGTTTGATTCTGAGTCAGTAATTTGAATCCTACATCCCGAAATCCATATAATGTTTCCCCTTCGTCATACATTAGAACTTTGCGTTGATTTCCAAATTATACATTTGCACAGAGAAGAATTTTTCGCAAGTTTCTCGAAATTactaattttacatttcaatGTAGACGTCGcatatgttttaacattaattataaagacatTTCTTAAAAACAACTGTtatctgataaataaaatgagtCACGCAACTCCAACcagttatataaaacatttttgaatCAAACatgttatgtaatatatattgaatatttagttctaatagtttgatatttttatatgtttgacgtgtataaaaaaatgactaaaaattaatgacaataaacataatattaaattaactaataaaaatgtaattttaaatttgtcaataattttttaataatatacgtcGTATTTTATCCGGAAATGCGTAAATCGAAAGTGAAAGATGTTATTGAcgtcaaacatatatatatagacgttTACTAATATTACGATACAATCTAATCCAATCTTTATTACGAATAAATTAGCACCACGGTGAAAGTGACATTGACGACAGATGAGAAGAAAGTTTCACGAGTTGAAAATGATGATATGGATAAGAGAggaaacgagagaaaaaatggTACTCAGGATATCGTGATGCCTGATAAGTTTATTCCAGAAATtggatctaaaaatattataacagcGCCTACATTTTGCCCGGcaggagaaaaaaaggataGCAAAGGACGTTGTAGAACTGTCATGTGAGTAGTTTCTTTCATTTAACGATACAAAATGTTATTAACATCATGATCGAGAGTTTTGATGCActctacataattaaatatgacttttttaaattttttaattatgattatcaACTTTCTAATACgttttctacatatttataggtttaataattaaatattttgtttttctgttATAGAGagtaaaagaaagaagaagagaagataaaaaaaggattaattaaataatttgattattttaatcatcaaaattgattatttaaggaaaacatttaaataattggattattttagttataaccaacattaatgtttttaaaaataagattagaGAAAATACAAATACTGTATTTGTTAGAGTTAAGGCCTGCACAATTTTGACAAAGAATATGGTAAGTCATATAAAAATGGTTCACAGTTCAATGAACTAATTAAGAATCCAATATACGAATGACGTATTTAACTTATA
It includes:
- the LOC140669688 gene encoding uncharacterized protein, whose product is MSLRDFILLISIVSFSTSSSLVRPQKLLIVHLLSKPVRSIESIPDRLEEVHPEPKAPQLQIHLIKGYVSPDEKLAFSNEYKYSGKHYDTTVKVTLTTDEKKVSRVENDDMDKRGNERKNGTQDIVMPDKFIPEIGSKNIITAPTFCPAGEKKDSKGRCRTVIE